The nucleotide window aaatTTTCCTTTAAAGAATGGTCCTCATAAAGTTTTTCGTCCACACTTTTGATCCCTCATGTCTAACGCCGTTAGCAGAAGATGACGTGGCACACCACGTGGCAATGCCAGGGTGGCAAGATGTTGACGTGTCATGCCACGTGGCCAAGGTCAATATCACACTTGAACCCataaaatttcgtagctaatcgatagctaaaatcgtagctaatttGTAGTTAATTTATTTcaagaattttaattttaaaagaatgcagtatatttatatttatgttgatAAACCCTAATATCTTTGTTGAGAAAATGATAAATTAATTCCATTTACATCTCTctcaaattcttataagagttttTTGATCCTATAAACTCAAAATTCAATACACTGTTTGTTGATTTTCCAATCTGCTCGCACATACAAAGCATCATGTGATGGGTAACAGCTCTGCATCTCCCCATCTCCGTTGAGACAATGCAAGCTCTCCACATACAAATGCAAAAATACCAAGAACAAGCAAATACGAGTGAGTCAGAGACAAGCTCACCGCTTGAGCAATCATATTTATGGTGGGAGAAAATGTACTATCACAACCATTGGAACAATACTTTCTGTACAAAATTTTCCAAGCAATCTGAGAAGTATGTGTGACTTCATTACTTGTTGAGCTTACAATGAAGTTTCTAAAAGAACATCATTTTCTAAAGCTTTCCCTTGTCGCAAGCCACCAAAATGAACTACGTGCTGCAATATGAAACTTATATTGCATGTAGAACCGACAGTGGTGGGTATTTGGTCCAACCGAGGCAATTGGCCCATTTTTACCCATTTCCACGTATTTGCCTCTATTTATTCTATGAATAGATTGGGCCGCTCCCTTTATTTTTCTAAGCATAAAAATCTGCAAACATAATCATGTTAATGACAAGAATGTCTTAAGAACATAGTTCAGCTATATTTGCAACAATTAAAACCGTTAAATATGGTAAACAAGCCATTACTATGGAAATACTAGTTACAACGGACTTCTCTTCACTGAGAAGCCAAAACCACAAAAAGCATAAAAAGTAGATGAGGGAACCACAAAAAGCTCTTTTACTCTTATTTTGCAGGGAGTTTGGTATCGATACATTAAGCAAATGTGAAAATGAGCAACTAGAAATGCTTAAACTGGAAGAGACAATGTTGGATACAAAATTGCTTAAACTGGCAGAGACAATGTTGGATACAAAATTACCTCTCGGTATGAAAATGCTGCAACCTTTTTCAGATGAAtcttcaataaaaaaatatttgttcagGTACATTTAGAGTACAACACCTATTGATGCAtacatataaacaatatttatattCACGGAACAAGCAAGAAATAATTTGTTAATATTTTGTGCTGCTACCTTTTCTTCAATAAATTTTATATTCTTGTATGTAGTTTATGGTAGGCTTTCTCAGAAGAACTGTTTTCTATACTTCTGAGTTCTGACAGTGCATCTACTGAGGGGACTAAGTGTTGGACTTGGAATCAATTATTCTTGTGCAGAACAGTGGAGACCCATTGCTGAAGAAGCCTTGTCTCAAGCTGGTAGATTTAAAGGTGCCACTGTAACTCCTATTTAAAATGGaagtttaaaataaatgaaaaaaaagcaTATAACATAGGAAAACTGCTTTCTGTTCTCATTATTTTGGTTTTAAACTTCTTATCCATGTTGGAATTAGTATAAGAGAAAACATGAACGAATATTAGATAAACTAAAATCCAAACATGGACCAAAAGGTATATATATTACAGAAGGTAAAAATTTACTTAAATCAATATTTATATTGCATTCTTTTACAAACAAAATTCTTGAAACAAATTTGCTACAGATTAGCTACAAATTAGCTACGAATTTTTTTGGGTTCAAGTATGATGTTGACCTTGGTCACGTGGTAGACACGTCAGCATCTTGCCACCCTGGCATTGCCACGTGGCGTGCACGTCAGCTTCTGTTAACGTCTTTAGacatgagggaccaaaagtgtggacGAAAAACTTTATGAGGACTATTCTTTAAAGGAAATTTTTTGAGGGACTAATaacgaaatttgagatatttagaggGATCAGAAACTTATTTAGCCCATTAGTATTTGTCAAATACAAATCTGAGTAAGGTGTCTATGTTCAGGTTGTGGCATAAAATATAACAATCATCTGTTTATATGTTGATGACTTGCTGATAACTGGAAATAGCTTCGAGAACTTGTCAAAGTTCATAGAGctgatgatgaaggaatttgaaatgtcggatctgggaaaattgtcttatttcctaTGCATGGGATTTGAAATGTCGAAGTAAGGTATGGTGCTGcatcaaaggaagtatgtcaaagagatactcaagagattcaaaatggatgatttgaatcctGCATCCCACCTGTTGAACCAAACTTAATgttggagaagcatggagaggaagACAAATTAGATGTAACTTTATTCAAACAAATTGTCGGATCTTTGTGATATGTGTGCAAAAATTGACCTGATATAGGTTTCGCAGTTGGATAAGTGAGCAGATTCATGAGTGAACCAAGagtgtcacacatgaaggctgTAAGAAGAATTTTAAGATACTTAAAAGGATTGATAGACTATGGAATTCTATTTCGACGAGCCTCTGAAGGCAAAGAAGCATCAATTACTTATTTTTCAGATGCtaattggtgtggagataaggaagatcaaaGAATCACAACTGGATATTTCTTTCAAGTCTTTGGTGCCCCAATCTCATGGTGCTTGAAAAAGCAAACTGTCATGGAATTATCATTGTGTGAAGAAGAATATATAGCAGGATTCTATGATGCATGTCAAGCAATTTGGATCTGATCAATACTTGAAGAAATGAAGGTCGAAGTGAAGAAACCTCTTGTGTTGCAAATCGACAACTAGTCACCCATAAATCTGGCGAAGAATCCAGTTCTGCATGGAATAAGTAAGCATATCgaagctagatttcacttctTGATAGAGAAGGTAAATTGAGGTGAACTTCAAGTTAGACATTGCTCAAGTGAAGCACAGTTGTCTGATattttcaccaaaggattgaTGATCGACAGATTCCTAAATTTGggaaagaaattaggaatagttcagaTTGACTATATTTTTAGAGTATGTTCGACAATTTGGATTATAGGGggtatgttgagatattattgggattgatatattattgatataatattagataaaatctaatctaataatatcaaatataatccaagttgtgtaagcCCAAGCCCAATCAGGGTTGCACATAAATATTTATAGTCTATATCATTCATTGTACAAttcaattcaaaaatataatccttatttcctttatattCTCTGTATTTTTTTCTCATTAGAAGTGCCTCACGCACTAACAAAACGAGGCTAAATTTACTTCATATGCACAAAGTCATCTTACATTTACCAAAATAGACCATACCCCTTTAAAAACTAATCCTTACATTACCTATTAATTATTAGTAACACAATTAATAATCTCATTGATTATATTATTGCTTATATTAAGCTTTGACAAAAGCAAGCTAAGTCACTTCAACAAGAAGCAACATGATTGAATATCACCATCTTCAATAAGACTCTACAAGACTCTTGATCATTTCAAAAGTTCAGTTGGACAATCCAAATCATCTTCAAGCATATTGCTTGAGAAGACACGTTAAGAAAAGTGGTAGGACCTAACTCATCCCGACAAAATCGACTTGTAGGGTGAATATTATCTCCACTTATAAGAACATGTTCAAGTCATATATTGTCAGATATTGGACTCTTAATGCATTCCCTCACGCCCAAGAGTAACAACTAGAGTGTGAAAATAAATGGTGAATGACTCAATAAATGGTTGATGGCCTAATAGCGGAAATATGATAGCAGATGGCCCACTAGCCATGTTAAGAATTCATGGATGATAGGGATTGTTGAACTTGAAGAGACTTTGAAGGATGTTGAACAAAATCCCAATGTTGTCTTTCATAAGTTATTGCTTGTATATTCTCAGGTTGCACGTTACCCAGATGTCGTAACCGTAGTCACGGGAATAGTAGGTTGTGCATGACTTAAGGTAGTATATTTTCCCCTTTCTAGCTCTTTATGTAACTTCTCTATTTGCTATGCGACAAAAACTCTTATATGTGTATGCATCTACacgttttttaaaattaactttaTTATTAGTATCAGTCTCAGTGCTTTTTTGCTTAGTTTTTTGTGTGTGTATCTCGGATTAGCTGGTGTAGTGTTTGCATTGTATGGAGTTCTcagtgttttattcaatttgttggTGTGTTAAGTCGTGTTTGGCAgtgttttatcttgaaaggaGTTTCTGCCTTGTAGTAGTTTTTTCTGGATTAGTGGTTGGTGCTTCGGTTGTTGATCAGTTTAGGCCTATGTTTGGAAACTTTGGCTCTAGCGGTAAAAAACCATGTTTAAGATCACGTTGAATAGAAGCTAAACTGAGTAGCTTTTCAAACTTACGGTGAAAACAACATTGATTACTGTGATATCGCATTGTGTGATTTCTATTTATATGTTTCAAACATGAAGCTTATTGACATACATGTAATATGCTTTTGGTGATATATATTGAACTGtatcatttttaatattaaaatagtaAGAAACCCATGTTGCCGCACGGGTAATTTCTATTTGCTATTATATATATAACTAAAGTAATTTGTGTATTTGAGATTCTTCATGTAAGAATATATAATAATAGAGtaacaattaatattttttataatgttaTAACACATGAATGTATGTTAATGTCTTTAACATTAAGATTGTATCAAAAGAATATGTCCAATACAAAATGTGTTACAAAGGATTATAAAATGTTATAGACTTATAACATGAATCTTCAAAATAAAGTGAACACTTGAACCTGaaaatttatcataaaaaaagAGACATGTAAGAagttatgaaaaaaataataatttcattattattttgaATGGAAAGATAAAAAAAAGGTATAGTTAAAAGATATATGTTTCATATGTTTTGGAACACTTCTTTGAACACAACATTAGTGGTGGTTGTCATTGGTTCTTTATCTTTGTCATGAATAAGAATTTTCAATCCCTTTTTGGATTTAACTCTAGAGATAGCCACATATAATTGACCATGACTAGAAACTTCTTTTGGCAAATACAAACCAACAATATCCAGAGATTGTCCTTGAGACTTGTTAATTGTCATggcaaatgaaaccataattgggAATTGGCGTTTCACCAATTTGAATGGCCATGGTGATTGTGAGGGGGACAAATACATTCTTCGAATATAAATGATGTTAccaaatttttttccataaatgatCTTAGCTTCAATGACATGACCTGCAAGCCTGGTTACAGTGAGCCGTGTACCATTGCACAAGCCTTCAGACTGATCTAGATTGCGCATCAACATTATTGTGGCCCCAACTTTCAACCTGATTGAATGATTAGGCAATCCAGAAGTTTTAAGAGCATTTAGGAACTCCGGTGTGACATGCTCATATGCATCAAACTTAGTAGCATCAGATTTATCTATAGAATCACTACTAAAGTATTCTCTCTCTTCTCCTACAACAattgaaaaatataaatatttaataagtaACAATTATCACCCTTTATTTAATATTAACGTAAACAAGTAGGAATAAGTCTAAGCTGAATACCTGGAAGAAGGTTTGTGATATATTGGTTGATATCATCCACTACTTCAATTGTTGAAGCTAAGATTGCACGACTTTGAAGATAGTTGtaatcaagatagttatgaaTGATATCAGGGTGTGTATCCTCGACAATTGCCTTAATCGGATCagaaaaatttgaaattaaaaactcATCTGGAATACAAATATCAACATAACCATCATTTGGCTCACACATGGTCCCATCTCCAATTTTTAAAATCCACTCTGAAAAGGTCCTTATGTCATTAGTAGTAGAATCAGTTGCACCAGTTTGTAAGCACATGTTTTTTGTAAGCTTCAAGACTCTACAGTGATCCCAAATATAGGAAGAATTGATTGTTGCATGGATAATATCAGATCTAGTACCTCTTGGTATAACAGGGAGAATTTGTCTGAAGTCACCACCAATCACAACAACCTTACCTCCAAATATTTTATCAGATGCATGTGGACTTCCACTCATAATATCTTTTAAGGATTTGTCGAGAGACTCAAAGCAAAACCTGTTAGCCATAGGAGCCTCATCCCATATGATTAGATTTGTCATCTTTAGAAGCTCGGCAAGATCATCTTTTTTGTTAATGTTGCAAATAGAAGTTTCTAAAGTAGGGACAAGAATCTTAAATCTAGAATGAGTTGTTCTTCCACCTAGTAACAACAAACTTGCAATCTCACTTGAGGCAACAGGCAAGACAATTTTTTTCTTAGATCTAAGTGTTGCTGATAAAGTGTTCCACATAAAGGTCTTACCAGTCCCACCATAggcatataaaaataatactccGGCTTGTTGCTTTTCTACAACATCCATGATTTCTTCAAAAATGGTTCTTTGCTCGTCTTCAAAAATAGAAGTATCGCAAAGTCGTTTATAGATTTTCGATGAAGTAATTTTTTTAACTATTGTTAAAGTAAAGTCATATTACCTGTAAGAGAAGAgtacaaatttaaataaatttgttgTTGAGCAAGAACATCGTATTGACGCTCTTTGTAAAGAAGCCTATTTCCAACAAAGGAAACAACAAAATCTTTTGGATACAGCATTGGCTTGAAGTCCTTCAAACttctattattattttgtaaTAGTGTTTCAATAGCCATTAGCGTCAGTTCTTTTAGCTCCCCACCATTTAGTGTCAAACctatttttaaaaagttgtaaTGTCAAAGCAGAGATATTAGTTTTTCCAACAAAAAGAATGGAAATCATAGCATGCTAAAATAATCTAGGATACTTCACATGAATTTGTTGGTATGTTAAGTCGTGTTTGGCAGTGTTTTATCATGAAAGGAGTTTTTGCCTTGTAGTAGTTTTTTGTGGATTAGTGGTTGGTGCTTCGGCTGTTGATCAGTTTAGGCATATGTTTGGAAACTTTGGCTCTAGCGGTAAAAAACCACGTTTAAGATCACGTTGAGTAGAAGCTAAACTGAGTATCTTTTCAAACTTACGGTGAAAACAACATTGATTACTGTGATATCGGATTGTGTGATTTCTATTTCTGTGTTTCAAACATGAAGCTTATTGACATACATGTAATATGCTTTTGGTGATATATATTGAActgtatatttttaatattaaatattgacATACATGTAATAAATATTTCTCCTcttatcatttttaattatttgtatatgttgttgtaatttttaattatttgaataTGTTGTTGTAATGACTATTTTTTAAACGCCCGCTATTTCTTAACAGGTATTGGATTATTGTCATGGATATCCGCTAATGAAGATGTTAAATATAATAGAcatcaaaaaataaatttgttCTATTTTTATATTATCTATTTAgtttttcttgtttattttttttacaattccTAATGTCTGGTTGTATTATGATATTGTATTTAGAGTTTCATCGATTGACGAAAGGACATGTTATAGTTGGAATAAATGACCCGTGTGAACGCACGAGTCttctattaattttaatatatataataggaTTTCAAACCATCCAAAATAAACTAAGAATAGTAACAAAAGAGACTAAATTTACTTATCCTATGCACAAAATCACCTTACATTTACCCAAATAGATCATACCCCTTTAAAAATTAATTCTTACATTAACTATTAATTATTAGTAACACAATTAATAATCTCATTGATTATATTATTGCTTATATCAAGCTTTGAAAAAAGCAAAATAAGTTAATTATTAGTAACACAATTAAAAATCTCATAGATTATATTATTGCTTATATCAAGCTTTGACAAAAGCAAAATAAGTCAAaataagctcaaaaggaagtAAGAACTGCAACAAGAATGTATGCAGAACCTCAAACGACaatggtgaaaatcaaattgACAGAATAACTCCTCATCATTTGCGTGATTGATACTACGACAACTCCAATATTTAGCTATGAATTTTCACAAACACCCTGACCCCAATGGCACAAGACACTATCAGCGATTCCACCTATCGTATCCTGTTGTTACCCCTGAGAGTTTCAATGCCGACAGAACACCTTTTCTATTTTACTTCGTGAATCCATTAAGGAACCTCAATTCTGCAATTAAATCGTGAATGGCAGCGCAAGTACAGTGACGGAAGCGGGAATGCGAATCCTCTCTAGATCAATCTGAAAGCAAATGCGCGAGAAAAGCTCCATCATCTAATGTCGAAGCTCCACCGGGATCGAAAATTGTGATCCAAACAGCAGGATGATTGAAGAATCTAACTTGCATCttggtgaggaacataaaaacACCTCTGGGATCAAACACAGTGATGAAGTCACAGTGGATATCCAAATATCCAAAACGATATGCAATTGAAAGTGAAACACTCAAGTAATGAGACTTCATTACCTCCAAATTAATGACAAAACCTTGAATCGCGATTCCAATTTTGAAGAAATAGGATCTTATCTGATGAAGGCGCATGCTGAATGATCAATAGCAGATAGAAAATTTTGAAATGCTGATTCAATGTTTCTTTATCCACTTTCTGCAATTTCTCTTCTACCCTACCTCTTGATTTAAGAATCGAGGAAGGCtttgtgaataggaattagtttaaatgtatttatttagtgtaattaccgatatagccctgtaacctttatatatatatatgtatatatatatgggaaataataatgagaaaagtatgaagccaagaattattgacatggtatcagtaGGTTTTCGATCAAACCTGTGAGTCTTAGATTAATCTTGGCTTTATTCAGCGACATCCCACTGGGTTGCTCTTGAAATCATCTCGGTTCTCGGTAATCTCTTCCAAGATTGCGATTCTAATCTCTGGTGCTTACAATCGTGTTTCTGGTAGTGCTCATaagttacaatttttttattcctCCTTGTTTGCAAATCGTGTTTGCTTTGATCGTGTTTTCGTatcggtgtcggcaagtattctgaattagggttttgatttggtgtcggcaagtattctgaATTGGGGTTCTGATTTGGTGTCTGCGAgtatcctgaattagggttttgatttggtgTCGGCGAGTATCCTGAATTGGAGTGTTGATTTGGTGTTGGCAAGTATTCTTCAGTGTTCCGTTGGTGTTTCTTGTTTCACGTTAACAAAATTAttacgttaacaaaattgttcttaaGTCATCTCTGATATTATGGCTTCCGAAAAAGAGAGAGATCATATTTGTGTTCGTTTTACCGGAAAGAATTATCTTGTTTGGGAATTTCAGTTTCGGATGTATGTCAAAGGGAAAGGATTATGAAGTCACTTGGACGATGTCTCtttggcaccgttagagacaactgacttagatgcatgggaaatagaagatgctcagattatcacttggattctcggtactattgatcctcatatgattaataatttgcgatCTTTTTCAACTGCTCAAGAAATGTGGAACTACTTGAAGCGTATCTATAACCTAGACAATGCGGCCAAACGTTTTCAGTTGGAGCTAGACATTGCCAATTACAAACAAGGCAATCTGTCTGTTTAAGAATATTATTCTAgttttttgaatttgtggacaGAACACTCTGCGATTATACATGTTGAGGTACCCAAGAGTTCTCTCGCGGATGTCCAAGAGGTCTATAATACTAGTAGgcgagatcaatttctcatgaagcttcgtgcagaatttgaggttgtcagAGGTGCCTTGCTGAATAGGAATCCTGTTCCTTCTTTAGATACATGTGTCGGTGAACTTCTCAGAGAGGAACAACGTATTGCTACTCAAAGATCCGTGTCTCATGATGTTGTCATTTCTGAGTCTGCTATGTTTGCATATGCTCCTCAGGGTAGAGGTAAAGGTCGTGACATTCGACATGTCCAatgtttctcttgcaaacaatttggacattttgctcAGAGTTGCAGTAAGAAGTTTTGTAATTATTGCAAGCAGCGGGGTCATATTATCTCTGATTGTCCCACTCGTCCTCCACGATCAGCACAACATTCGGTGCAAGCATTTCCTGCTAGTACAAGCTCTGCAGTTGGTCCTTCCATCACCAACCCATCTAATGGTGGTGCTCTCTAACCTGAAACAATCCAACAGATGGTACTTTCCGCtctttcaaccttgggaattcagggtaagtcttcGAATGTTTCCTGCCTGTGGTTTCTTAattctggtgcatccaatcacatgacaacctcttctgaatacttgcacaatttacattcttaccatggtaatcagaaaattcaaattgcggATGGTAATGCTCTTTCTACCACTAATGTTGGTGACCTCAACTCTGATTTTCGGGATGTGTTTGTATCACCTGGACTTGCTTCCAATTTATTATTTGTTGgtcaattggttgataataattgTAATGTAAATTTTTCCTGTGATGGTTACCTTGTGAAAGAACAGGTGTCGGGGAAGGTGGttgcgaaggggcctaaagtgggaagactgtttccacttcagtttatttctagtcatttatctcttgcttgtaataatgtcttgaattcttatgaggattggcatagaaaattgggtcatcctaactcttctgttttatctcatttatttaaaaatggtttgttgggaaataaaaatgttgtttctaatgcctctctttcatgttctgtttgcaaattagctaaaagtaaaacacttccttttccgtctggtgcttatcgggcttcctcttgttttgaaatgattcatagtgatgtatggggtatgtctcctgtagtgtctcatgctcgctataaatattttgtcacatttattgatgattatagtcgttttacttggatatattttcttcggtctaaatctgaagtgttttctatgcttaagaaatttctgacatatgttgaaactcaatttcatgaAAGTGTTAAAAATTTTCGCTCTGATTCTGGTGGTGAGTACATGTCTCgtgagtttcaagaatttcttcaacaaaaaggcattttgtctcaacgatcttgtcccaataccccccaacaaaatgggatggcagaacgcaagaatcgtcatttgcttgatgtgacacgcactttacttcttcaagcttctgtACCACCCCGATTTTGGGTGGAGGCTCTTTCCACAGATGTCTTAttgatcaatcgtcttccttctacggttattgatcttgattctcctttttttcgtctttttaaaattcagcctaattataatgatttacatacctttggatgtgtttgttttgttcacttacctccattttaaaggcataagcttggagcgcagtctgttcaatatgcgtttatggggtatagtcactctcataagggatttgtgtgttatgatgtcactaaccatcgttttcgtatttctaggaatgtgacattttttgataatcagtttatgtttccatgtgtttctcctgtcatgaatgatattgttactcttcctaagttttctattatgcCTCAATCTATAGAACGCTATAAACCAGGTCATGTATATGTCAGAAAACACAAACAGCAGGTTCCCACACCCCTTCCCAACGCTGAACCGCCACCTGGTCCTGTAATGGTTGAACCACGACGTTCTGGTCGAATATCTCGAgcaccagatagatattcaccagacaggtatgattcctcacatacttctctgactgccacactctctagcatatctattcctacttgctattcacaggctgttaaagatgtacgttggataaaagcaatgaatgaggaacttcaagctcttcaagagaatttcacatgggatattgtctcctatcctcctgatgttaaacccattggctgcaaatgggtgtattctatgaaattgaattctgatgggtccctcaaccgtttcaaggctcgct belongs to Vicia villosa cultivar HV-30 ecotype Madison, WI unplaced genomic scaffold, Vvil1.0 ctg.000251F_1_1, whole genome shotgun sequence and includes:
- the LOC131625943 gene encoding uncharacterized protein LOC131625943, encoding MAIETLLQNNNRSLKDFKPMLYPKDFVVSFVGNRLLYKERQYDVLAQQQIYLNLYSSLTDEQRTIFEEIMDVVEKQQAGVLFLYAYGGTGKTFMWNTLSATLRSKKKIVLPVASSEIASLLLLGGRTTHSRFKILVPTLETSICNINKKDDLAELLKMTNLIIWDEAPMANRFCFESLDKSLKDIMSGSPHASDKIFGGKVVVIGGDFRQILPVIPRGTRSDIIHATINSSYIWDHCRVLKLTKNMCLQTGATDSTTNDIRTFSEWILKIGDGTMCEPNDGYVDICIPDEFLISNFSDPIKAIVEDTHPDIIHNYLDYNYLQSRAILASTIEVVDDINQYITNLLPGEEREYFSSDSIDKSDATKFDAYEHVTPEFLNALKTSGLPNHSIRLKVGATIMLMRNLDQSEGLCNGTRLTVTRLAGHVIEAKIIYGKKFGNIIYIRRMYLSPSQSPWPFKLVKRQFPIMVSFAMTINKSQGQSLDIVGLYLPKEVSSHGQLYVAISRVKSKKGLKILIHDKDKEPMTTTTNVVFKEVFQNI